In a single window of the Fibrobacter sp. UWH4 genome:
- a CDS encoding MBL fold metallo-hydrolase yields MGTMRLRFAKNKKLMITAIILSVLFILGDVGVLFLSQASFGHIPQGKRLERIKQSPNYDGKQFVNEVETVTMTGDRSVFAVWKDFLFGDKSQTVPDTALNVIKTDLKLLPQDRDWIVWFGHSSYLLNLSGKKVLVDPVFYQGSPVSFVNKMFKGTDIYKPADMPDIDYLVITHDHWDHLDYRVVTELEPRVKRVVTGLGVGEHFEYWKYPVEKLTELDWWESVDLGEGFYVTATPARHFSGRDLHQNKTLWASFAFKSPKRTIWIGGDSGYGPHFEKIGKKFTDIDLAILENGQYNKDWSLIHTMPEYLGKEMVELGANRYMTVHHSKFCLSKHSYTEPLENAKRAAQESGKPVLMPQMGEVVYLE; encoded by the coding sequence ATGGGAACGATGCGCTTGCGTTTTGCAAAGAACAAGAAACTCATGATTACGGCGATTATCTTATCTGTACTTTTTATTTTGGGAGACGTGGGCGTGTTGTTTTTATCGCAGGCGAGCTTCGGCCATATTCCGCAAGGCAAGCGCCTTGAACGCATCAAGCAGTCGCCGAATTACGATGGCAAGCAGTTCGTGAACGAGGTCGAGACCGTTACCATGACCGGCGACAGGAGTGTGTTTGCCGTGTGGAAGGATTTCCTGTTTGGTGACAAGAGTCAGACCGTTCCCGATACCGCATTGAACGTCATTAAGACTGACCTGAAATTGCTGCCGCAGGACCGCGATTGGATTGTGTGGTTCGGACATTCCTCGTACCTGCTTAATTTATCTGGAAAGAAGGTGCTGGTGGACCCGGTTTTTTACCAGGGCTCGCCGGTGAGTTTCGTGAACAAGATGTTCAAGGGAACGGACATCTACAAGCCCGCCGACATGCCGGATATTGACTACCTGGTAATTACGCACGACCACTGGGACCACTTGGATTACCGGGTGGTGACGGAACTGGAACCCCGCGTAAAGCGCGTGGTAACAGGCCTCGGCGTGGGCGAACATTTTGAATACTGGAAGTATCCCGTTGAAAAACTTACGGAACTCGACTGGTGGGAATCTGTTGACTTGGGCGAAGGATTTTATGTGACAGCGACTCCGGCAAGGCATTTTTCGGGCCGTGATTTGCACCAGAATAAGACTCTGTGGGCGTCGTTCGCGTTCAAGTCTCCTAAGCGCACTATATGGATTGGCGGTGATTCGGGGTACGGCCCGCACTTCGAGAAAATCGGAAAGAAATTTACCGACATCGATTTGGCGATTCTTGAAAACGGGCAGTACAATAAGGACTGGTCGCTTATCCACACCATGCCGGAATACCTGGGCAAGGAAATGGTGGAACTGGGCGCGAACCGCTACATGACTGTTCACCATTCCAAGTTCTGCCTGAGCAAGCATTCGTACACGGAACCGCTGGAAAATGCGAAACGTGCCGCCCAGGAATCGGGCAAGCCCGTGCTTATGCCGCAAATGGGCGAAGTCGTGTACCTGGAGTAA
- a CDS encoding flavodoxin family protein: MKVVLFNGSRREKGCTYTALSLVAGELKAAGIETEIFFVGGRVLKGETDAVVHEAKEILKTADAVVYGSPVYYASPSGEMLMFLDRLYGIAEAELLFKPAATVASARRAGTSATLDALNKYPAFAQQPMVASRYWNMVHGSSPEDVLKDEEGVQIMKELGRNMAWILKSIEAGKKAGVEQPVAEKKIFTNFIR; encoded by the coding sequence ATGAAGGTTGTTTTATTCAACGGTAGTCGTCGCGAAAAGGGCTGCACTTATACGGCACTGAGCCTCGTGGCAGGCGAACTCAAGGCCGCAGGCATCGAGACGGAAATCTTCTTCGTGGGTGGCCGCGTGCTGAAGGGCGAAACCGACGCCGTGGTTCACGAAGCCAAGGAAATCCTTAAAACGGCCGATGCCGTCGTTTACGGCTCTCCGGTTTATTATGCATCCCCGAGTGGCGAAATGCTGATGTTCCTGGACAGGCTTTACGGCATTGCCGAAGCGGAACTGCTCTTTAAGCCCGCCGCAACGGTTGCTTCTGCCCGCCGTGCAGGGACCAGCGCAACGCTTGATGCACTGAACAAGTATCCGGCGTTTGCACAGCAGCCCATGGTGGCTTCGCGTTACTGGAACATGGTTCACGGTTCTAGCCCCGAAGATGTGCTGAAGGACGAGGAAGGCGTGCAGATTATGAAGGAACTGGGCCGCAATATGGCGTGGATCCTGAAGAGCATCGAAGCGGGCAAGAAGGCGGGTGTAGAACAGCCCGTTGCCGAAAAGAAAATCTTCACGAACTTTATCCGCTAG
- a CDS encoding MerR family transcriptional regulator, with protein sequence MTYSIGEVVKKTGLSAHTLRYYEKEGLLPFVKKNASGVRAYSDEDLRWLTMIECLKDSGLQIKEIRQYIEWFNEGDSTLSQRLSLFENRRKILEKEMARLTVVMNKIRYKELLYREAVRVGNLDIATNERRFMQLKKKLFESPDDFDK encoded by the coding sequence ATGACTTACTCTATAGGCGAAGTTGTCAAGAAAACCGGGCTTTCGGCCCATACCCTGCGCTACTACGAAAAAGAGGGCCTGCTTCCGTTTGTCAAGAAGAACGCCTCGGGCGTGCGGGCCTACAGCGACGAAGACCTTCGCTGGCTCACCATGATCGAATGCCTCAAGGATTCGGGACTGCAAATCAAGGAAATCCGCCAGTACATCGAGTGGTTTAACGAGGGCGATTCCACACTTTCCCAAAGACTTTCCCTTTTTGAAAACCGCCGCAAGATTCTTGAAAAGGAAATGGCCCGCCTTACGGTGGTCATGAATAAGATTCGCTACAAGGAACTGCTGTACCGGGAAGCCGTTCGGGTGGGGAACCTGGACATCGCCACCAACGAAAGGCGTTTCATGCAGCTGAAGAAAAAGTTGTTCGAATCCCCGGACGATTTTGACAAGTAG